A single genomic interval of Hemibagrus wyckioides isolate EC202008001 linkage group LG13, SWU_Hwy_1.0, whole genome shotgun sequence harbors:
- the mosmob gene encoding modulator of smoothened protein, whose translation MDKLTIISGCLFLAADIFAIASVVNPDWINTGEEEGALTMGLVRQCQTIHGRDRICSPPSLSPEWLATLFFIILGIISLSITCTLLVLSHWHQETAKYARWIAFTGMVLFCLAALIFPTGFYISEVGGQPYKLPNSTVVGSSYVLFVLSIFFTIVGLLFAGKVCLPG comes from the exons ATGGATAAGCTCACCATTATCTCAGGATGTCTGTTTCTTGCTGCTGATATTTTTGCAATTGCCAGCGTCGTCAACCCAGACTGGATCAACActggagaagaagaag GTGCCCTGACCATGGGGCTGGTTCGGCAGTGTCAGACCATTCACGGCAGAGACAGGATCTGTTCACCCCCGAGCCTTTCTCCAGAATGGCTCGCCACTCTCTTCTTTATAATCCTGGGCATCATTTCACTGTCCATCACTTGCACCCTGTTGGTGCTGTCACACTGGCATCAGGAGACAGCGAAGTACGCCCGCTGGATTGCTTTCACAGGAA TGGTCCTGTTCTGCCTGGCAGCTCTTATATTTCCAACTGGATTTTATATCAGTGAAGTTGGTGGACAACCTTataagttacccaacagcactGTTGTGGGATCTTCATACGTACTTTTTGTCTTATCGATATTTTTCACTATCGTCGGACTCTTGTTTGCCGGGAAAGTCTGTCTGCCTGGCTGA
- the LOC131363443 gene encoding cytochrome b-c1 complex subunit 2, mitochondrial — protein MKGIRGISQLSRRLYAAQAACKVEASEALKVVPQEVQVTKLPSGLVIASLENYSPASRISVLVKAGSRYEPHDSLGVTHVLRLASGLTTKGASAFRICRGIEAVGGSLGVSTTRETMAYTVDCLRDDIDTVMEYLINVTTAPEFRPWELSELTPRVKVDNTIAGQNPQIGLLESLHAAAYKNALSNSLYCPEYMVGKITTDQLHAFIQNNFTSARMALVGLGVDHAVLKQVGEQFLNIRSGAGTVGSKALYRGGEVRTQTGGSLVHSAVVSESAVASSAEAVAFGVLQHVLGAGPHVKRGSNITSKLSQAISKATAQPFDASAFNASYSDSGLFGIYTISQADSARDVIKAAVGQVGAIAQGNLAAEDVSRAKTQLKAEYLMSMETSESLLEAIGMQALTEGTYHTPEAVIQKIDAVSSSDIVNAAKKFASGKKSMASSGHLVNTPFVDEI, from the exons atgaagGGGATCCGGGGAATAAGCCAGCTCTCC AGGAGGCTGTATGCAGCACAGGCTGCCTGTAAGGTTGAGGCATCTGAGGCGCTCAAGGTCGTGCCACAGGAGGTGCAG GTGACCAAATTGCCCAGTGGCCTGGTGATTGCATCCCTGGAGAACTACTCCCCAGCCTCTCGTATCAGCGTTCTTGTGAAGGCCGGCAGCCGCTATGAACCCCACGACAGCCTGGGTGTCACACACGTGCTCCGACTGGCAAGTGGCCTG ACTACCAAAGGAGCCTCTGCGTTCAGGATCTGCCGTGGCATTGAGGCCGTCGGAGGAAGCCTGGG AGTGTCTACAACCCGGGAAACCATGGCCTACACTGTGGACTGCTTGAGAGATGACAT TGACACAGTCATGGAGTACCTGATCAATGTGACCACCGCACCAGAGTTTCGGCCATGGGAGCTCTCTGAGCTCACTCCCAGGGTGAAAGTGGACAACACCATCGCCGGCCAGAACCCACAGATCG GTCTCCTTGAGAGTCTGCATGCTGCTGCTTACAAGAACGCCCTTTCCAACTCTCTGTACTGCCCAGAGTACATGGTGGGCAAAATCACCACAGATCAG CTGCACGCATTCATTCAGAACAATTTTACAAGCGCAAGAATGGCCCTCGTTGGACTTG GGGTGGACCATGCTGTTCTCAAACAAGTAGGAGAGCAGTTCCTCAACATCCGTAGTGGAGCAGGGACTGTCGGCTCCAAAGCCCTGTACCGTGGAG GTGAGGTGCGGACTCAGACAGGAGGCAGCCTGGTGCATTCGGCCGTGGTCAGCGAGAGCGCAGTGGCCAGCTCTGCCGAGGCCGTAGCTTTCGGCGTGCTGCAGCATGTTCTTGGAGCTGGACCACACGTTAAGAGAGGCTCCAACATCACCAGCAAACTGAGCCAGGCCATCTCCAAGGCTACAGCTCAGCCCTTCGAC GCCTCTGCATTCAATGCCAGTTACTCTGACTCCGGGCTGTTCGGCATCTACACTATCTCTCAGGCTGATTCGGCTAGAGAT GTGATCAAGGCTGCTGTTGGCCAAGTCGGTGCTATTGCACAAGGAAACCTGGCTGCAGAGGATGTCAGCAGAGCCAA GACTCAGTTGAAGGCTGAGTATCTCATGTCCATGGAGACCTCAGAAAGCCTGTTGGAGGCTATCGGGATGCAGGCATTGACTGAGGGCACTTATCATACTCCAGAGGCAGTAATCCAAAAAATCGATGCGGTGTCCTCAAGCGATATTGTTAAT GCAGCGAAAAAGTTTGCGTCTGGAAAGAAGTCGATGGCTTCCAGCGGACACCTGGTTAACACGCCTTTCGTGGATGAAATCTGA